In one window of Thermus aquaticus DNA:
- a CDS encoding heavy metal translocating P-type ATPase gives MKEIRLGIKGMTCASCVARVERALKRAEGVEEARVNLTTEEAFLRLKEGVDLKEVLKRVEEAGYEPVVARAEIPVKGMTCAACVARVERAIGRLPGVLSVSVNLATEKAFVEYLPEAVSLARIRQAIREAGYEPLEVGEEAREKTPTYQKDFLLAFPFALLTLLLAMGPMVLPLPHAPGLLQALTALPVLYAGRRSFRQALAEARHLSFGMSTLVALGAGSAYLYSFLVLLFPKVFPEEARHLYFEAGAVILTLILLGKHLEEGAKGRASEAIRKLLALRPKTARLVQDGEEKEIPAEALIPGDLVRVLPGERIPADGVVVEGRSHVDESMLTGEPIPKAKGPGDQVVGGTVNGEGALLVRVSRAEEATVLAQMARMVEEAQGHKPKAQELADRIAAVFVPVVLGIALLTFLLWLSLGPGLSHAFVATLSVLLIACPCAMGLATPTAIAVATGRAAQMGLIFRKGTALEALARADTVALDKTGTLTLGRPTLVQVLPLGLSREEALRLTAALERNSEHPIARAVLEAAKDLPLPQAQEVRALPGEGVEGRVEGRRLHLGGPALMARLGVPLPKEAQALPEEGHTPLYLAEEGRLLAAFAVSDPPRPEAQEAVAALKALGLRPILLTGDHEAPARRVAEALGIPEVQAGLRPEGKVEAIRRLQESGRKVLFVGDGINDAAALAQADVGLAMGSGTDIALEAGDVVLLKPDLRGVPEAILLARRTLRTIYLNFFWAYAYNALLIPVAAGALYPFTGLLLNPMLAALAMSLSSLLVVGNSLRLRAYNPRLTALPYAGDRR, from the coding sequence GTGAAAGAGATCCGCCTCGGCATCAAGGGGATGACCTGCGCCAGCTGCGTGGCCCGGGTGGAGCGGGCGCTGAAGCGGGCGGAAGGGGTGGAGGAGGCCCGGGTCAACCTCACCACCGAGGAGGCCTTCCTCCGCCTGAAGGAGGGGGTGGACCTGAAGGAGGTCCTGAAGCGGGTGGAGGAGGCGGGGTATGAGCCCGTGGTGGCCAGGGCGGAGATCCCCGTGAAGGGCATGACCTGCGCCGCCTGCGTGGCCCGGGTGGAAAGGGCCATAGGGCGGCTTCCCGGGGTGCTTTCGGTTAGCGTTAACCTGGCCACGGAAAAGGCCTTCGTGGAGTACCTGCCGGAGGCGGTGAGCCTCGCCCGCATCCGCCAGGCCATAAGGGAAGCGGGCTACGAGCCCCTGGAGGTGGGCGAGGAGGCCAGGGAGAAAACCCCCACCTACCAAAAAGACTTCCTCCTGGCCTTCCCCTTCGCCCTCCTCACCCTCCTCCTGGCCATGGGGCCCATGGTCCTGCCCCTCCCCCACGCCCCAGGCCTCCTCCAGGCCCTCACCGCCCTCCCCGTCCTCTACGCCGGAAGGCGCTCCTTCCGTCAGGCCCTGGCCGAGGCCCGGCACCTTTCCTTTGGCATGAGCACCCTGGTGGCCCTGGGGGCGGGGAGCGCCTACCTCTACTCCTTTTTGGTCCTCCTCTTCCCCAAGGTTTTCCCGGAGGAGGCCCGCCACCTCTACTTTGAGGCGGGGGCGGTGATCCTCACCCTCATCCTCCTGGGCAAGCACCTGGAAGAAGGGGCCAAGGGGAGGGCCTCAGAGGCCATCAGGAAGCTTCTCGCCCTGAGGCCCAAGACCGCCCGGCTGGTCCAGGACGGCGAGGAAAAGGAGATCCCCGCCGAGGCCCTGATCCCCGGGGACCTGGTCCGGGTCCTTCCCGGGGAGAGGATCCCCGCCGACGGCGTGGTGGTGGAGGGCAGGAGTCACGTGGACGAGTCCATGCTGACTGGGGAGCCCATCCCCAAGGCCAAAGGCCCCGGGGACCAGGTGGTGGGGGGAACGGTGAACGGGGAAGGCGCCCTCCTGGTGCGGGTGAGCCGGGCGGAGGAGGCCACGGTCCTTGCCCAGATGGCCCGAATGGTGGAGGAGGCCCAGGGGCACAAGCCCAAAGCCCAGGAGCTAGCGGACCGGATCGCCGCCGTCTTCGTGCCCGTGGTCCTGGGCATCGCCCTCCTCACCTTCCTCCTCTGGCTCTCCCTGGGCCCCGGCCTCTCCCACGCCTTCGTGGCTACCTTAAGCGTCCTCCTCATCGCCTGCCCCTGCGCCATGGGCCTGGCCACCCCCACGGCCATCGCCGTGGCCACGGGCCGGGCGGCCCAGATGGGCCTCATCTTCCGCAAAGGAACGGCCCTCGAGGCCCTGGCCCGGGCGGACACCGTTGCCCTGGACAAGACGGGGACCCTGACCCTGGGAAGGCCCACCCTGGTCCAGGTCCTCCCCTTGGGCCTCTCCCGGGAAGAGGCCCTGCGCCTTACCGCCGCCCTGGAGCGGAATAGCGAGCACCCCATCGCCAGGGCGGTCCTGGAGGCCGCCAAAGACCTGCCCCTGCCCCAGGCTCAGGAGGTCCGGGCCCTCCCAGGGGAGGGGGTGGAGGGCCGGGTGGAGGGAAGGCGCCTTCACCTGGGGGGCCCCGCCCTCATGGCGCGCCTGGGCGTACCCCTTCCCAAGGAGGCCCAGGCCCTCCCCGAAGAGGGCCACACCCCCCTCTACCTGGCCGAGGAAGGCCGGCTCCTCGCCGCCTTCGCCGTCTCTGACCCCCCAAGGCCCGAGGCCCAGGAGGCGGTGGCGGCCCTGAAGGCCCTGGGCCTGAGGCCGATTCTCCTTACCGGGGACCACGAGGCCCCCGCCCGCCGGGTGGCGGAGGCCCTGGGCATCCCCGAGGTCCAGGCCGGGCTCCGGCCCGAGGGGAAGGTGGAGGCCATAAGGCGGCTTCAGGAATCTGGGCGGAAGGTGCTCTTCGTGGGGGACGGCATCAACGACGCCGCCGCTTTGGCCCAGGCCGACGTGGGCCTGGCCATGGGGAGCGGCACGGACATCGCCCTCGAGGCCGGGGACGTGGTCCTCCTCAAGCCCGACCTCCGGGGGGTCCCCGAGGCCATCCTCCTGGCCCGGAGGACCCTCCGCACCATCTACCTGAACTTCTTCTGGGCCTACGCCTACAACGCCCTCCTCATCCCCGTGGCCGCCGGAGCCCTCTACCCCTTCACGGGCCTCCTCCTGAACCCCATGCTGGCCGCCTTGGCCATGAGCCTCTCCAGCCTCTTGGTGGTGGGGAACTCCCTCCGGCTTCGGGCCTATAACCCTCGCCTAACCGCCCTCCCCTACGCTGGAGACCGGAGGTGA
- a CDS encoding DUF305 domain-containing protein — MPHGHLHLDPKDPEVRAWAESILKEQDKEIGVMRALLARLGGLDQAAYQAMAREMAAMVARLRGVRDRERAFVELMLEHHKGAVEMALEALLKAKDREVLDLAKAIALAQTEDIHRFRLWLLK; from the coding sequence ATGCCCCACGGCCACCTCCACCTGGACCCCAAGGACCCGGAGGTCAGGGCCTGGGCGGAAAGCATCCTGAAGGAGCAGGATAAGGAAATCGGCGTCATGCGGGCCCTCCTCGCCCGCCTGGGCGGCCTGGACCAGGCGGCCTACCAGGCCATGGCCCGGGAGATGGCCGCCATGGTGGCCCGGCTGAGGGGGGTCAGGGACCGGGAGCGGGCCTTCGTGGAGCTCATGCTAGAGCACCACAAAGGGGCCGTGGAGATGGCCCTCGAGGCCCTCCTTAAGGCCAAGGACCGGGAGGTCCTGGATCTGGCCAAGGCCATCGCCCTGGCCCAGACGGAAGATATCCACCGCTTCCGCCTCTGGCTTCTAAAGTGA
- a CDS encoding CopZ family metallochaperone, whose protein sequence is MLKLKVEGMTCNHCVMAVKKALSRGPGVERAEVSLERGEALVEGNADPKALIQAVEAEGYRAEVLA, encoded by the coding sequence ATGCTCAAGCTCAAGGTAGAAGGCATGACCTGCAACCACTGCGTTATGGCGGTGAAAAAGGCCCTTTCCCGGGGGCCCGGGGTGGAGCGGGCCGAGGTCTCCCTGGAACGGGGCGAGGCCCTGGTGGAGGGCAACGCCGACCCCAAGGCCCTCATCCAGGCCGTGGAGGCGGAGGGCTACCGGGCGGAGGTTCTGGCCTGA
- a CDS encoding transposase codes for MPLRRCYPSDLTDEEWALLEPLIPAPKPGGRPAKVSRREIMNAILYVLKNGIPW; via the coding sequence GTGCCTCTTAGACGATGTTACCCCAGCGACCTAACCGACGAGGAGTGGGCCCTCCTGGAGCCCCTCATTCCCGCCCCCAAGCCCGGCGGCCGGCCCGCCAAGGTGTCCAGAAGAGAGATCATGAACGCCATCCTTTACGTCCTGAAGAACGGCATCCCCTGG
- a CDS encoding M23 family metallopeptidase, whose protein sequence is MVKSNSLLKTLRRINEVLEGLFYAAILFILLLELVPTLKASPFLRLLVWPAAAVALTWFVSRLALIFLDRRQLYGTLIDLPTLLSPVVWATILAQAVGETLNRLRPGKNLPTPATYRPKGTYRLPFQGWWWVGNGGPDPETSHSWEILGQRFAYDFLIRDEEGKTHRGSGRRPEDYYAFGAPVCAPADGVVVAVQNRHRDCPWPGLLDPLAWSIVGNYVLIRHEGGEYSLLAHLKRGSVRVRPGQWVRAGEVVGECGNSGHSTEPHLHFQFLDRPNVFLGLSLPIPFSGFLRKKEDGALERVPLGFPVRGEEVAPMS, encoded by the coding sequence ATGGTGAAGAGCAATAGCCTCCTGAAAACCCTAAGAAGAATCAATGAGGTCCTGGAAGGCCTCTTTTACGCTGCCATCCTCTTCATCCTCCTGTTAGAGTTAGTTCCTACCCTCAAGGCAAGCCCTTTTCTACGCCTTCTGGTCTGGCCGGCTGCAGCGGTGGCCCTGACCTGGTTCGTGTCTCGGCTGGCCCTGATTTTTCTGGACAGAAGACAACTCTACGGCACCCTTATCGACCTGCCCACCTTGCTTTCCCCCGTGGTCTGGGCTACCATCCTGGCGCAGGCGGTGGGTGAGACGCTGAACCGCCTGCGCCCGGGAAAAAACTTGCCCACCCCCGCCACCTACCGGCCCAAGGGGACTTACCGCCTCCCTTTCCAGGGATGGTGGTGGGTGGGTAACGGCGGCCCCGACCCCGAGACCTCCCATTCCTGGGAGATTTTGGGCCAGCGCTTCGCTTACGACTTCCTGATCCGGGACGAGGAAGGCAAGACCCACCGGGGAAGCGGGCGGCGGCCAGAGGACTACTACGCCTTCGGCGCCCCCGTCTGCGCCCCTGCGGACGGGGTGGTGGTGGCGGTGCAGAATCGCCACCGGGACTGCCCCTGGCCGGGCCTCCTAGACCCCTTGGCCTGGAGCATTGTGGGGAACTACGTGCTCATCCGGCACGAGGGCGGAGAGTACAGCCTTCTCGCCCACCTCAAGAGGGGAAGCGTGCGGGTGCGGCCTGGGCAGTGGGTGCGGGCAGGGGAGGTGGTGGGCGAGTGCGGCAACTCGGGTCACTCCACGGAGCCCCACCTCCACTTCCAGTTCCTGGACCGCCCCAACGTCTTTCTGGGCCTCTCTCTCCCCATTCCCTTTTCCGGTTTCCTCCGCAAGAAGGAGGACGGGGCCTTGGAGCGCGTGCCCCTCGGCTTTCCCGTGCGCGGGGAGGAGGTGGCCCCCATGAGCTAG